From the Brassica napus cultivar Da-Ae chromosome A8, Da-Ae, whole genome shotgun sequence genome, one window contains:
- the LOC125577306 gene encoding CASP-like protein 1E1, whose amino-acid sequence MEHERKNNLNGMEMEKGNKESGSRKGLELTMRVLALVLSLTAATVLGVAKQTKVVSITLIPTLPPLDVSATAKASYLSAFVFNISANAIACGYTAISIAILMVSKGRRSKGLIMAVLIGDLVMMALLFSSTGAAGAIGLMGVQGNKHVMWKKVCNVFGKFCHQTAASVAITLLAAIMFMVLVVLDAMKLP is encoded by the exons ATGGAACACGAGCGCAAGAACAATCTGAATGGGATGGAGATGGAAAAGGGAAATAAGGAGAGTGGTTCGAGAAAAGGGCTTGAGTTAACGATGAGAGTGTTGGCTTTGGTTCTATCACTAACGGCTGCAACAGTACTTGGTGTCGCAAAACAGACCAAGGTTGTGTCTATAACGCTGATTCCAACTTTGCCTCCACTTGATGTGTCCGCAACAGCCAAAGCCTCTTACTTGTCTGCCTTTGT GTTCAACATTTCGGCAAACGCCATAGCTTGCGGTTACACAGCGATCTCAATAGCCATTCTGATGGTCagcaaaggaagaagaagcaaaggCTTGATAATGGCGGTGTTGATAGGTGATCTAGTGATGATGGCTTTACTATTTTCCAGCACCGGAGCCGCCGGAGCAATAGGGTTGATGGGTGTACAAGGGAACAAGCATGTGATGTGGAAGAAAGTGTGTAACGTTTTTGGAAAATTCTGTCACCAAACTGCTGCTTCGGTGGCCATCACTCTTCTCGCTGCAATTATGTTTATGGTTCTTGTTGTTCTTGATGCTATGAAGCTTCCTTAG
- the LOC106358786 gene encoding protein starmaker-like, which produces MGCGQSKHDVVTGNTTTVRKPLEAESVKGQENETIKRQESCRCKKTNDISAVVSSNQPKTTVENNTNKLEEKKAGGDCGEKPEGETNDEQKHEEKEATTLPLVTATVSENILTEETVNDVNESILPVDEQKEKVDSDTIVEEEKSTEDKTSGNVDTKILLPEVEEPKLDVETPITTESEVQEVLTKEDVEIATSENVETESKENDDTFILKDEDEVNFVENVAASKTVEITSTENDDTFVLKDEDEVDLIENVETPASENEDTLVINDEADLVETVQSVSAENDDTLVLKDEDKVDLLENVETPASETASTENDDTSVLKDEDEVDLVENVETAASETVETEPTEIHDTPILKDEDEVDLVEKVVEHVSTENDDTLYLKKEDKVDLLANVDTSASETVETVPTEKDNTHVLKDEVDLVENVETVKTASTEDDDILVLKDEDKVDHIENVEITGTQNVDIVSTENDKTHVLEEEEKVDLVEV; this is translated from the exons ATGGGTTGCGGACAATCAAAACACGATGTTGTTACGGGTAACACCACGACGGTCCGAAAACCTTTGGAAGCTGAATCAGTGAAGGGCCAAGAGAACGAGACAATTAAAAGACAAGAAAGCTGCCGGTGCAAGAAAACGAACGACATCTCAGCTGTGGTTTCTTCAAACCAGCCAAAAACCACCGTGGAAAATAATACCAATAAACTGGAGGAAAAGAAAGCTGGAGGAGATTGTGGCGAGAAGCCGGAGGGAGAGACAAATGATGAACAGAAACATGAGGAAAAGGAAGCAACCACTTTGCCGTTGGTGACAGCGACAGTGTCGGAAAATATTTTGACGGAGGAAACCGTTAACGACGTAAATGAGAGCATTTTGCCTGTGGATGAACAAAAGG AAAAAGTTGATAGTGATACAATTGTAGAAGAGGAAAAAAGTACGGAAGATAAAACTTCTGGTAACGTTGACACTAAAATTCTACTTCCCGAGGTTGAAGAACCAAAACTGGATGTAGAAACTCCAATAACAACGGAATCAGAAGTTCAAGAAGTTTTGACCAAAGAGGATGTAGAAATTGCTACCTCGGAAAATGTTGAAACCGAGTCCAAAGAAAACGATGACACTTTTATTTTGAAGGACGAAGATGAAGttaattttgtagagaatgtAGCCGCCTCGAAAACTGTCGAAATTACATCCACAGAAAACGACGACACTTTTGTTTTAAAGGACGAAGATGAAGTCGATCTTATAGAGAATGTAGAGACTCCCGCCTCAGAAAACGAAGACACTCTTGTTATAAATGATGAAGCTGATCTTGTAGAGACTGTCCAAAGTGTGTCCGCAGAAAACGACGACACTCTTGTTTTAAAGGACGAAGATAAAGTTGATCTTTTAGAGAATGTAGAGACTCCGGCCTCAGAAACTGCATCTACAGAAAACGATGACACTTCTGTCTTAAAGGACGAAGATGAAGTTGATCTTGTCGAGAATGTAGAGACTGCTGCCTCGGAAACTGTCGAAACTGAGCCCACAGAAATCCATGACACTCCTATTTTAAAGGATGAAGATGAAGTTGATCTTGTAGAGAAAGTAGTCGAACATGTGTCTACAGAAAACGATGACACTCTTTATTTAAAGAAGGAAGATAAAGTTGATCTTCTAGCGAATGTAGACACTTCCGCCTCAGAAACTGTCGAAACTGTGCCTACAGAAAAAGATAACACTCATGTTCTAAAGGATGAAGTTGATCTTGTAGAGAATGTAGAGACTGTCAAAACTGCGTCCACAGAAGACGATGACATTCTTGTTTTAAAGGACGAAGATAAAGTTGATCATATAGAGAATGTAGAGATTACAGGCACACAAAATGTCGACATTGTGTCCACAGAAAACGATAAAACTCATGTtttagaggaagaagagaaagttGATCTTGTAGAGGTATGA